CCCAACAACGCCGTAGCCTTGTCGATGGCACTGCGCAACCCGATCAGGTGCAGCACATCCAGGCGTTGCAGACGGGTTTCCAGCCCCACCGGAATCGGCGCACCGCCCCGCTCAATGCCCACCAACTGCACCTGCCCGGCAATCGATGACTGGCTGAATTCCTTCAGTGCCTTGCCCACTGCGTCCTTGTGCGTGACCAGGATCACCGCTTCGTCCAGCGGTATATTCAGCGCCCGTGCATCCGGCACCTCCGGCCCGATAAGCCCCATGTGGTCGGTCAGCGCATCCAGGCTGCCGCCCAGGGCAATCACGTCGCCCAACTGCAACACCAACGCAGGGTCGGCCCCCAGCAATTGATCACCCCGTTCGACATTCTCGATCTGGTACAGCGCAAAGCGCTCGCGAAACTGCGCGATGCTCTGCCCCACGAGTTCCGCGTTCACCAGCCGATAAGCCCGTAGGTCAAACGGGCGGTAACCGCTCAGTCCGGCATCGTCGACGTTCGGTACGCCGTGCTCCACCTCAAACGCTTTGGCCGCCTTGCGCGCATCTACGCCCCACCAGCGCGGCAGGTATTTGCAGATCAAAATGATGCCGACCGTGCCCCAGATATAGGTGATGCCGTAAGACAGCGCGATCATCGCGGTGGCCGCCGCCGCAGTGGTGCCCGGCGGCAGCGGCACCACGCCCGAGGTAATCGCCTGTTCGGCAGAACCAATGGCTGCGGACATGGTTTGCGAGCCGGCGAGAATCCCGCCCGCGGCGCCCACCGGCAGCGCTAGCAAGCGCACCCCCAGCACCACGATGCCCAACCCCAGGAACGAAGACAGAATCGCCAGGAAGGTGAACTTCAGGCCGTCGCCCTTGAGGCTGTTGATGAACGAAGGCCCCACGCGCAGCCCCACGCCGTACATGAACAGGTAATAAAACAAGCTCTTGGTGAAGTTATCGAGTTCGAAATGCACGCCGTAGTAAGACGCCCACGTCGCAATCGCACAGCCAATAACGATGGCCCCGGCCACCGCGCCCAGGCCGTAGCCCTTGATGGTGCCGCGCCCGACCCAGACGGACAGGCCAACCACCAGGAACAGCAGGATGTAGGGGTTGTCGTGCAGGAAAGTAAAGAAAGCAGTCACGATGATTCGTACCTGGCGATGCAACGCTAAAGGCACCGGGCCTCAAGGCCCGGTGGGTGTTCAGTGCGTTCAGTCGAGGTTCGGGGTGTCGGCCGGGATCACGGGGTCGGCGATGGCGCCATGGCTGAAGCTTGGGCCTGCATCGGAATGCTCCACCGGGTTTTTCTGCAAATAGGTAACGGCCTTGTGCAGATCATCGAGCAGCAGCGCCACCAGATCACGGCTCACACCGTGGCGCACCAGGATGCGCTGCACGACGATGTTCTGGCGGTCGGAAGGCAGTGGGTAGGACGCAATCTGCCAGCCGCGCATACG
This genomic window from Pseudomonas sp. Bout1 contains:
- a CDS encoding aspartate:alanine exchanger family transporter, yielding MTAFFTFLHDNPYILLFLVVGLSVWVGRGTIKGYGLGAVAGAIVIGCAIATWASYYGVHFELDNFTKSLFYYLFMYGVGLRVGPSFINSLKGDGLKFTFLAILSSFLGLGIVVLGVRLLALPVGAAGGILAGSQTMSAAIGSAEQAITSGVVPLPPGTTAAAATAMIALSYGITYIWGTVGIILICKYLPRWWGVDARKAAKAFEVEHGVPNVDDAGLSGYRPFDLRAYRLVNAELVGQSIAQFRERFALYQIENVERGDQLLGADPALVLQLGDVIALGGSLDALTDHMGLIGPEVPDARALNIPLDEAVILVTHKDAVGKALKEFSQSSIAGQVQLVGIERGGAPIPVGLETRLQRLDVLHLIGLRSAIDKATALLGKAGRASTATDLLTLSLGMVLGLLIGLIQVPAFGAAVGLGNAGGLLVSGIIVSSLVSRVRFFGNTPNAARNILEDMGLIFFVAIVGVNAGANLVSQISAIIALKIFLLGFVACTIPPFIVWAVGFHVFKINPAILMGGVAGARSHSGPAREAAKEIDSTVPWIGFPVAYAVSGILLTVFGYFAMVLAR